The Ananas comosus cultivar F153 linkage group 22, ASM154086v1, whole genome shotgun sequence genome segment TTCTCCCTAGGATGGCCATTCTCTGCCACTTAGCCATTTCAGAGAGCTTCTTGGAGTAGATTTTGACTTCTTTTTGGTTGATAGCGCACTTCTATGAGAAATAAGCTGTGAGGTTGCTATTTGCTAAGGATGTGGATGAGTTCATAGCAATAACCTATCTCATCTACTTATAGGCCTGGAAAAAGGACAGTTACCTCTATATGATTAATTGAGAAGGGGCAAAGCCATGTGTCTTATAAGTTGTAAGGATAATATTGGGGTGTACATGTTTGAATTGGTTGAGGTATTGTTTCATGAGTTGTGGAACATATATTTGATGGCTAGAGATACATGTCATACTATGGATGTAGATAGGGACGGAACATACTGGGTCCAACTTATTAATCTAAGTGCTGTTGCTGTCAAAGACATTGTTGCTATTTGTTGGAGTGGGGTAGCTCTAATTGCTTTCTTGCCAACTTGCTTGACAATTTCATGCTTCCTTTGAAGTCCTTTGACACTTGATTTCCAGCATATCATGTGCATCTACTATCATTACAATTTTTGCAGTTGCAATCCTGGTGTAATGAATGTTAACTTCTCAAGCCACGAAAGGGCAAATGATGAGGGATAAATTGGTGAGGGATTTTCTTGGAGTAAAATGTTTGTTCCATTGATCTATTTTAGTTGTAAATTATCAGCAAGGATATGTAGAGGGAAGATCTTGCATTTTCACAGGGTATAAATTGTCTATTATGTGATAGTGATAGTTTTAGGAGtaggatttcttttttttgaagagAAGGCCTAGAAGTTGTCATAAGATCTTGAATTTTAACTGGTTATAAATCATTTCATGAGATAGTCGTAGATTTAGGGGTGGAGTTTCTCGTTTGAAGATGACTTGAAATTATGATATAAAAGATCCAAATGAGTGGCAAGAAGATAACAGATATGTGGATTATATGCTGATGACTGGCCAGAGAAGGAAACTATCAAAGTGAGGATAATGAGGTCCACATTAGTATTCATCAGGACAAGGGGACGAGATTATAGAAAGGACACTGAAGGACACCATATGTGGCCACTCAAAATTGTCGCTTAATAACTTTTCCTTGAAGGACTATTTATTCTCCTCGCTTTGTAGCcatttcatttttcatcatactATGGGCATCTTCTCTGGTACATAATAGGGTTAAAGTGACATCAAATTGGAACATTTACTTCTAGTAATTTGGTACTGAAAAATAGCTTCCCATCCTCATTGCATGCTGAGTTCCCATCAGAATTATGCTGAAGAATATCTCAAATTTAACCATCTAAGTGAAAAAAGCTATTAATGATTAAATGAGGGAACCGCAAGGTCGACTTGAATCTCTATATTCTTTGATGTAGAATATAAGGGTCAACTAGAATTTCTCCTCTTCTTGGTTAGTACATTGTCGGCCTATTGAGGGTCACGGATTCAAAGAAGACCACCTAGAATTTGTGCGGAAGAACAAACGAATACAAACATTCATTCGAGTATCCTTAAAAGACATATactcaataaaaaaagaaatatataaaactctAGAGATGGAAATTTCACAGGTATTGTAGACCTAATAAAGGCGCTTACTCTGCTAATTTATTGATTCTTTATGTTTATGAAACATCTTGCATACATGTATCTTTTCCCTACTATCCAATTGTGAACTATGCAAAGCTGGAGTCCTTCAATCTTTACACTGCTCTTTACAATGACCTACAGAAGGAGATCTAGATGCATCATTCAAATGGTCAGATGTCCACAGAAAAGTAATGTCATGATTATTGTTTTCCTTCTGAATGAGACCTTGACTATGTAGGGgagttttttatcttttttttttttccgctctTGAACTCATCCAATAAGCAGTGCTACAATATGGTTCAAATAATAATGGAGAGTGCCTATATAGTTGTATATTGCAACTATATGCCACAGAAGCTCTCAAATTGGTCTGTATATTTGATCTCGCGTGATGACAATACATCGACTAAAAGACAATTTGAAGACACAAAAGATTGAAGACACAGAAGGTAAAATACAGGTTCTACAATATGATTGAACCACAAAGTAGAATTTCTTTCATGAATGTGGGTTTGAAAAACTAGTTGCTTTACAAAATTGGATTGAAGACACGCTGATACAATTATCGGTGCTTAGAAGCTACAAGTTGCTATTTGTGGGCTAACTTCTACAGGGGCCAAACAACATGTAGAATGGCTTGGGGTCAAAATGGAGCTCAGTAATGCTTTTTCCACCTCTTTTGAAACCCTCCTTTCAAGCAAAGACATTATGTACTTCCTTGATGTAGCACCACAAGGCAACACAATCGGCCCATTGCTCGATAAGCCGAACTCCTCTTTGGACATTTTGAAGAGCTCTGCAAAGACCCTGCTATTGAGATATGCTAAAGGAACTACGAATCTCTTTTCATCAATAGCGTACACCACAAAATGACCTTTCTCTGCTACTGAACTACTACATATATTATTGTTAAAAGAAGCTTCTCTTCTGGCCGTTGTGATCCTTCTTCCTAACAGAACAGTTCTGCGCCACTCAGCTATTTCAGTAAGCCTCTTCGAGTGAATCATGGCTTAGTCTTTGGCTAATAGCTCACTTGTTGGATGAAGAAGATTTAGATAGCTAGGGATGTAGATGTGTTGATAGCAAGCAAACTATTTGGTGTACTTATAGGCCAACAAGTAGGGTAGCTTTCCATTCCATATGATTGGTGGAGAAGGGGCAAAACCATGTGTCAAGTAGATATGAGGATAATGCTGGGGTATACATGTTGGAATTGGTTGAGCTTATGTTATCTCAATGATGGATTGAATATACATCAGTGGCTATAGAGGAATTTCATACAAAGGCTTGGGACAGGATCTCAACATGATTTGAATTAGTATTTGCCGGTATATTTCTtccattttctctttttcttattatgtGGGCGTGGGGTCGCCTCTTAATTGGTTTCTTAACAACTTGTGCGACAATACCGTGCATCCATTACAGTCATTTTCCATTTGATTTCCAGCATCTCATGTGCCACTTCTCTCATTTAGAACATCTGCATCCATACTATTTTTGAATGCTATTAATcaaagatttaagtgccgtggcacggggtcgtgccggaaacttgccggcacggtgcaTGCCGAGCCGTGTCGatacgtgccggtcaaaaaaattcttacgtGTCGAcatataatagcatgaaatatttattttttttagcaacaaaatatcctaactatttattatgtctttttatctcatcttttgaattttattgagaaaattacttattaatttaaagaatagagggttttgagctgtgtcatcggcacggggtctgtatcgtgccggtatatTATCGGCATGGTAGATACGgtccgtgccgatgggcacttaaaatcTTGCTATTATGATAAGGGAGAGATCACTGCATGATTTCTGGAGTTAGCAAGTGTTCAGCCTGTCCTTCTATCTCTTTTGCTTGCAGATTTCTGAAATAGCGTGTGAAACAGAAGATCCTGGGTTTTATCATTCAGGGTAGATACATTTTCATAGGAGGTAATAGTACATTTTGGACTCAAATTACCTTTTCAAGATCCAGATGTGGGGCTGTGGGAAGAACATCATAGATCTAGATTGTGTACATGAAGAATTTGTCAAACAACAATCTGGAAAGCTGTTGATGAGTGCTGATCTTGGTTAATACCAATTACCAAATATATGTAGCTTTCCCCTATCATCAGATTCTGAATAATGTACTCAAATTAATCATTTTTCTTAACATATTATCATTGAGAAGCAGTGCACTATTCGAAGGGGAAGGTGtccaaaaaaagaggaaaacccTTGATTATAAGTAGTTTTTCCTTTtgtcttttttacttttttttttttggtttcaacCAGTCCATATATCAGAGGTACAAGAAGGATAGTTTTCTGATTGATAGTGCCTATGAAGTTTCGTTGTTAGATATGTGAATCACACGAGCCCTTCAGTTGGTTTTATACACTGGTTTGATGGCAATGTATCAACAGCAAAATTTAAGGGGACAAATTTACGAAGAAGTGCATGGTTGTAGAAAATTGACTTCATTATAAAGACTTTGTACATCCATCTGTTTCACAAAATTGCATAAACGATACGAAATACACCGATCAGAAGCTACAAATTGCTACTTGTTGGCTAACTCCTACATGGTTCAAAGAACCAGTAGAATGGTGGGGAGAGATAATTGAGCTAAGTAATGCCTTCTCGACCTCCTTCGAGACCTGCCGTGCAAGCAAAGACATCATGTACTTCATAGATGCCGCGTCACAAGGCAAAACAATAGGCCCATCGCTCGGCAATCCGAACTCCTCTTCAGACATTCTGAAGAGCTCTCGAAAGATTCCGCTATCGAGATAAGCCAAAGGTACCATGAATCTCTCCCCATCCATTGTGTAGACCACAAAGTGGCCTCTCTCTGCTGTCGAACTGCTGCATGCATCAGCACAATGAGAAGCATCCTTTCTAGCCATTGAGATCCTTCTTCTCCTTAACAGTGCCATCCTCTGCCACTTCTTAGCCATTTCAATAAGCCTCTTGGAATGAATCATGGCTTCACTTTGGCTAGTAGCTCACTATTGTGAAATAACAACTGGATTGCTCAGGTTGTGGATGAGTTCATAGCAAATCACCTATCTCATCTACTTATAGGCCAGGAAAGAATGGTAGCTTTCTATATGATTGGTGTGCAAAGGGGCAAAACCATGTGCATAGTAGATATGAGAATTATTCTGGGGTGTACATGATGTGATTGGTTGGAGCATACATTAGAGGCTAGAAATGCATTTCTTTCTAAGGATGTGGACATTGTATCAACAAATGGGTCCAGCATATAAATCTTCAAGATCTGAAACtgatatatatgttatgttggttcattcttcatttttttctgAACTATTTTCCCTTTCTTTCGGCGACAAGATAGAGAAGGCTCAGCTAAATTATTCTTGCTATTAAGGACAATTTTCCACTATCAGTTGGGAGTGGGGCTGCTGTTAACTGGTTTCTTGCCAACTTGTGTGACAATGTCATGCTTGGACTGCTCTCATTAGTCATTGATTTCCAGCATATCATGTGCACCTTCTCTCATCCAGAATTTTGCACCAATGCTATTTTTGAAATGCTAATACCAGTTACTGATATTGAGGGCCCACATAGTCATCAGGCTTTAGAAAGGACACTAAAGGACACTATGCAACCACTCAAAATTGTTCTTGACAACAACATCTGAACAAGGATATATCCAGTTTACTTCATAACTAATTGATTTTTGTCATAGCATGAGCATATTTTAGTATTGTAAGTGCTTAGATGACAAAGTAATAGATTAAGTCTAGCATTTACTTTTGAGAACCAGCTATTAAAAGGTAACTTCATATGATTACTACCTGCATTTGATTGTGCAGTGAAGAAGCTTTTGCATATGGTCATTATATTAAGAAGCAGACTCATATGCAGTCATGCATAACTTACAAGGGATCACATTTTCATAATATGGAATATCATGATTATATGTAGGAGAGTTTTTTGTAAGTTGATTCAACAGGTCCTCAAAAAGCAACTGTATAAGAAGGGTGTTTTTCATGGTTGAGAGTGCCTATAGAGATGTTATGTTGCTGTATATGCTTCTTAGATAGATCTCAGATCCTATTTTTGAGACAAAGAACCACTGGACTAATAAGTCGCGGTTCTTTACAGAGATAAAAAAAAGCTACTGCATGAGATTATATCTCTCCTTAGAAAATTGTTCTGCGAAGGTGCTTCAAAGCTTCACCAATGAGAAGTTGCAACTTCTGACAATTTTTCCCCAAAACTAAGAAAGAAGAGATTTCACTTTGTAGTCTTGTGTGATTTGTTTTCAGAATAACCTCCTGAAAAGTCCATCTATAGGCTCTGAATTGGATGTGACCAAAAGTTTCATGAAGCATTTGCTCACAAACTATTTGTGGAGTTAAAACTATTAGTTGATGACCTTCGACGGCGAAAGTTCTTGTAGATCATGATTGAGATATGCACTTTTAATGAATTAGCTTTTCAATCTGCGTATTTCTTTACGAAAAAGACTAGTTTCTTTGTCAGAATAAAAGGGACTTCTTTTGTTGAGTAAATTTGGTAGTGGAAGCTTTGTACATACATACAGTTAATCATAAAATTGAAAAGAAGATATACAGATATCAGTGATCAGAAGCTACAAATTGCTACTTGTGGGCTAATTCTGCAGGGACCAAAGAGCATGTCGAATGGCAAGGGACTAGAATGGAGCAAAGTAATGCCTTCTCTACATCTTTTGACATTATATACTTCATGGATGCAGCATCACAAGGTAAGACAATACCagaatttaagtgcccatcgacaCGGACTGTATCTATCATGCCAACAAAATATCGCAAGATACAGTCTCCGTACCGATGGCAAAGCTCAAAGCCCtcattctttaaattagtaagtaattttttcaataaagttcaaaagttttgataaaaatacataataaacagttataatattttgttgataaagaaaataaatattttgtactattatgtgtcggcacacgtGAATTTTTTGTGACGGGCACGCATCGACACGGCCCGGTACACACTGTGCCGGAAAGTTTTCAGCACGATtctgtgccacggcacttaaatccttgatacaATACTTCATgaatgttatattttttttattttttattttttatttttatcattttctttaCGTATCGGAATAATTTAGCTTTAAATTAAGATCTTGCATCAACATCGAATTCGATGTAGAAGAAAAGCAGTATCTAGAACTCAAATATATAAACTTAGCAAGTAATACGGCCCTTTACAAAATTGAAATCTTGATGTGGGTGAATTCGAGGCTAGATTTGGCAGGCCGAATTTAGAGTAGTttagctaaaatatatttttgttactgCACCAAAATTTATGTACTACCTCAATTTACAGTCTCACTATGATTAGTTGAGGACGGGATACTACCCAAGTTTAGTATgtcctttttttaaaagaatgtcCGTAGGTCACTAGGGGTGACAAtctagctcgctgttcgcgggccagctcgtgttcggctcgataacagctcaaatacatatattttatatttatatatataaataaataattatttatgtatataatataaatttttattatttggtttTTAGCCTATCctttctaaatataaagcccaattcaattataaaatatttcatttatatataaaatttcaaacacTAGATCGAAGTGTAACGGATAAGATCTTATagatttcttttatatatatatattctttataattttttgaaatttttattcataagccagctcgtattcggctcgtttattaacgagccgaacacgagccaaattttttgacttgatactttaacgagccagatcgtgttcggctcgttgctGACcccagctcactcgtgttcggctcattgacACCCTTATGggtcacacacacacacacattctgTTCGCTTATACGTtgcacataaaataataaagagaataataataataacaaataataaaaagacgTTACTGCAAATTATTTTGGGCCGTGGGCCAAACAGGCCATACAAAGTTCCTTACTTTGGACTAAATTTGTGGGCTAGGTTTATTCAATATTCAGTTGTTATAAGGCTAGGGTTTTCCTATTTAGGGCCCAACTTTTTTCGGCGTTTCATTATCGGGTCAAAAATAGTTGGGATCGAAAAGCATATAAAGACATGGTCCTTTGCTTTTCAGATCGAAATGATGTGATATCACTTACCGGGCAATATCTGAAATATTTTTCAATCGCACTCTCTCAGCGCACGTAATGCATTTTGCCCGTAGTCGCAAATGGAACCTTAATCAACTTAGTTAGTAGACTCTTTCTAACAAGGATTCTACGTAAATACGATGATTTTCATCTCTTGTAAAAGTGGAAGAACAAATATTTTAGCCAACGCCAGCAACTGTTAAAGCAGTTCGTTGGTATCCCTCTGGGTAATGAGACTTGGGTTCAAGTCCCGTGTCATGTTGGAATGGATACATTGCATTGTGGTATCCATGACATTCGAACTAAACAATCATCTCAGAAGGCTTAGTAAATCATTTGTCAAATATCTGataaaaaaagtttcaaataaccaacaaaaagtttcaaactgctcaaaaagAAACGGAGCAAACCTATTCCAACAAAGTCaatgagctgaacacgagctggggtccaCTCATGTtcactcgtttattaaacaagtcgAATACGAGCTAattcgttaaaatatcgagctaaaaaattcagttCTTGTTTGACTTGTTGATAAACACGAGCTAACTAATGAAAAGCAAATTTGCTAGtagaatcttaatctaataattgagattcataaaatatagatttcttTACATTTGGATTTGCTGAAAatccaaatagtaaaaatttgtaatatataacgttatctaaatagtataaatagttttctattaatagaaaaattcaaGCGATTTAGATTATTCCAGACTGTTGAATAAGCAAGTAAAAAACTGTCAATTTTGTGATCCTTTGATCactatgaaaataatttttaaaaattataaaatttagtttttagatacttcaaatattttagatcaactTTAACTATTTCAATCACCCATTTGGATCTCTATCTTCTCTGCGGTTTCCTTCTGGTCCCTTTGAGCAAGGGAGATCAATCTGCCTGGGATTCTTTTgccttgtaatttttttttttttttaagagatagatagcacgctacccgcttcgtttatttcatttagaaataaacttaactgaaaatgtgaatcaactaggattcgaacttgggtttcgggtaccaaccaccaaaccctttgtcacttgctctagggacggtcggtgattcTTTTGCCTTGTAGACCTTTCTCGTCTTCAGCTTGTCGTAGATAAGGGCCTTATTAGAATCCTAAGCGAGATAGAGTTTATTGACCGGCCATGTGAttccaaaaaaccaaaaaaattaacgGCACTATGTGAGCCCATCTTTCGTCTTCTGCGCAAGAAGTTCAATGAGTGCGAGTCCCGATACTCCGACTTAGAAAAAATACCTCTTGTGCGCTAGTGTGGGCTGCTCGCCGACTCCGTCAGTACACGCTTTATCATAAATGGGATTATTGCTCGCTATCGAGGAAAAAAGCGATGCAAcgtaaacaaaataaaaaacaactaGATAGGACGAAGATCTCAGTCCTCCTAAACAGATAGTAACTGAATTATCTATATAGAGCCGAGTACGAACGAGCCGActtcagctcgtattcggctcatttattaaacgagtgaTCGATTTCGAGTTCATTTCTTgccgaacacgaactggctCGCGGACAGCGAGCTGATTCCGAGCCCCATTCCTACATCAGATAAATGAGATTTAAAAAGAGCAGTTGTACCCTCCTAAGCCCTAACATTGAATCCACAAGCTCAACATGTTTCACAGTAGTCGAAATAAAATAGCCCGGAGAAGTACAGGAAAAACGGCGGCAATGAGAAACATGCATGTGGACCTGCAAGCGCCCATTCAACTTCAGTGCTCGCCAGCCGTTCATCACCAAATAGCGCACTGCAGGACTCTGAAACATCACAAGAGTTGCGTGCTTTATTTTGGAGAACTAACAACAAATATACTGTACAGAATTTAtcagaactataaattattttaagttaatcaatttaatttttttttaaaatttgcttcacctcaaattttgaattcgtcGTGTATCTTTACAGGTTTCGCAACCGGCCATCAATTcattagcttaaaatttaaagctaAAATAATATTGACGGActcaaatcaagcaaattaataGATTAAGTAGTTCGGATTGCTCAGTATATGCATGTGGAAATGAGATGTTTAATGAACTTAATTCAGTGTTTGCCAATCATTAGTCACCAAAAGTGTACTACAACAGAAATAGAATTTATTTCTTTGTAACTAATAGCtacattatatttaaaattttctatatttttttaaaaaatagaataaatttttattgaattaatGTTGAACAAAAGTTTTGTTCTTATGCTTTTTAATCAAGCGTAACACCTAGTATTTCAGTGATAAGACACGAAATGGAATTAACatcaaaaatctaaaattattatctGATTTAATAaggttataaataaaatttttttaatgttttactatttttgataaaataagaaggttaattaaaatttccaGTGAGGTACATTTGTCTAAAGATACATGAAACAAAATGCTTCTGGAGCTAAATTTGGTACATTAAAACTATTGTGCTTTGGGCCCAGCAAATTAAATAAGCATCCTTTAAAGAATAAATATTGTTGTGGAGAATAAAAAAGACATAAATTAGGCAGGATAGTGGAATAAGATTCATTTCACTCTTTTTTGTTCacattttttttgtcactttttatattattattattatttttttatcaattcaCTTTTAAAGAGAGAAGTGGCTTCTGTCTCTACACTCATTGGTGGTGAACAAGTTGATTGATTGAATCCACCATCACATTCATCCACTCACACTCATAtcaaccaaattaaaaaaataaataaataaaaaaataaaagggtcaTTCTAAtgtagccccctcaacttttactttttGCCAAATAAATactttcttaatatttttttttctatggtcaagtaatttttatccattaaatttaagattttatcaaattcaccTGATCAGttttaagtaaataaaactGGAATAATTAACAAGTAacagccaaaaaaaattaacacagttatatccaataaaaaaatttttaaaattgagggGCCAATTTGATAATCCTATAAAAGTAGGTGttctccaaatttttttttttttacctaccaagaaaatatatcatataataacATTATATGATGGGCTAAATTGTCCCCATTTTTATCCCTCACATGCCCACCACTATTATTGAGTTTGTGGTCCTACCATTGTGCCTATTTGGTCACTACTTACTATTAGTCCTTTTACTTTTTGACCCAAATGTGAGATGTTTGAATAAGTAATTAACAATATTAGCCTCATATTAGCTTTAAcatactttcaaaaataaattttatactttaatattttttagttttaccAATTTTGTAATGAACCTTTATTTAGTTTCAGTACCTCTTGTAGATCAGAGTTTCATGGTACTtagcatatatttttatagaatattttgCGGCTATATGATAAAGTAAttctttggatgaaaatttttaaattgtaatttaaagaatattttgatattagaatTAGATAAAAAGTtatgtaataaatttaaaatttttgtagttTAGTACTAATTTCAGAGCACAGTATAGTTTACCTTATTCTTTTATTGGTAAAAATTGGAAAAATCTCCAAATTGTTGTTAAAAGAAATAGCATATGTGCTATATTTTCACATGTACATAGCATCTATctataaaacttttttaagtGAAAGATGTTAggaaacttaaataaaaaactttatgaaaataaaatattatgttcAACTAAAAGATGACTATAGAAAATTTTGCTATACactttttcttttgtagttAAACATTCTCAGTAGCTTAACTTTATtgcaacaaaagtaaaaaaaattcaaattatagtATTCAATTATGAATCAAGAAGCTTATTTCAATTTTGCTTCGTACAAGCCATGCACGAAGCCCTAAACAATATTCCCCTATTGAGCTGTTAATACGCTGTACGTTTTCTTATTTGAATTTCATTATGTCCTGTTATGAGTTCCCTAATAAGTAATATTGTCTTTCTAAGTTGTTAAGACACTGACATTTTATTGGAATGAATGTCGATCGATCAATCTATACCGTTCAAGCCGTCGCACATGCACTATCTGGTCGGAGTGTACTGTAAATTGACTAATtatgataataaaagaaaattaattttgctgctatcttaaattacataaaatttatcGGATTGTCAGCGTTAACCATTAATAATCCTAAAAACTCGACCAGTTAGaagaaatacgcaactaataattcacttaaagcgtacagatgcAGTGTCcacaggtctcgattgtgactcgacccaATATGAGCTCCCGTCACAGAGCCTTatgccatttcgaacataacttGGCACAACATGGCCTCACGTTACAGTtactcaattgtgactcggcccgaTATGGGCTCCTGTTACAGGAGCGGATGTTGGCCCATTTAAGCTAACAATCCCTTCTCCAATATCTAGACACATTTGCAACGTGTGGGAATCGAACCGGTGACCtttggctctaataccacttgtcggatcgttagcgctaaccattaatcccaaaagctcgagttgttagaaatacGTAATCAATtaacttaaagcgtacagatacagtacgtacggatctcgattgtgactcggcccaaccagcttTATgcatttcgaacataactccACCCACCCagtctcacgccatttcgaatatgacttggTCCAACATGGCCTTTCGTCATAGGTAGGATACTGGCCTATTTAAACCAACAAAATTAGcgtttaaaaaataactaaaaattaataaccATACTAAACGAGGATTTAACCCTCAaagttctttattttatttttatttttattttttttaagtacacTGGCttaagcccaaaaaaaaaaagaaaaagggcacTAAAAAAGTCACAAAAATGGGGACTAGCCGTAGCGTTTTTTCTCATGTCCCCTGTCTTATTGTTGtctcatataaaatataaaataaaatgtcacTGTTACGCCCGTGGGTTGGGGTCGGTGGGGTTAATTACCTAATTACCCTTtcccaatttttatttttcctttttttatcttttctttttgctaaaaatgtatgaagaccccctcaactatactaATTTCTGAATTAGCCTCCTTAACTACGTTAGcgcattttttttactttattgtcATGTGATTTGAAAAGTTAcactaaattattatatagtttAGCGTATTTTAACATCGTCATCCCGTGATTCAATAAGTTATACTTAACTAANGATATTAGAATTAGATAAAAAGTtatgtaataaatttaaaatttttgtagttT includes the following:
- the LOC109727119 gene encoding auxin-responsive protein SAUR36-like, yielding MIHSKRLTEIAEWRRTVLLGRRITTARREASFNNNICSSSVAEKGHFVVYAIDEKRFVVPLAYLNSRVFAELFKMSKEEFGLSSNGPIVLPCGATSRKYIMSLLERRVSKEVEKALLSSILTPSHSTCCLAPVEVSPQIATCSF
- the LOC109727042 gene encoding auxin-responsive protein SAUR68-like encodes the protein MIHSKRLIEMAKKWQRMALLRRRRISMARKDASHCADACSSSTAERGHFVVYTMDGERFMVPLAYLDSGIFRELFRMSEEEFGLPSDGPIVLPCDAASMKYMMSLLARQVSKEVEKALLSSIISPHHSTGSLNHVGVSQQVAICSF